From Pseudomonas poae, the proteins below share one genomic window:
- a CDS encoding chemotaxis protein CheB, whose amino-acid sequence MNDAQAGPIRGIEAIVVGASAGGVEALLSIFAELPEGFGLPIIAVLHLPDERRSQLAEVFARRLRIPVREGQDKEVIQPGTLYFAGPGYHLSVEHDRSLSLSQEDRVHHSRPAIDYLFASAADAFGKGLLAILLTGANQDGAHGLAYVKQSAGTTVVQDPTEARIAVMPLAALALHTPDHILTLSRIASLLASLESSPC is encoded by the coding sequence ATGAACGACGCGCAAGCGGGCCCGATTCGCGGGATTGAAGCCATTGTCGTCGGCGCCTCTGCCGGCGGGGTCGAGGCGTTGCTGAGTATTTTCGCTGAGCTGCCTGAGGGCTTCGGCCTGCCGATCATCGCGGTGCTGCATCTGCCGGATGAGCGCCGCAGCCAGTTGGCGGAAGTCTTTGCGCGGCGCCTGAGGATTCCGGTGCGGGAAGGGCAGGACAAAGAAGTCATCCAGCCGGGGACCCTGTATTTCGCCGGGCCCGGCTACCACCTCTCGGTGGAGCACGATCGCAGCCTGTCCCTGAGCCAGGAAGACCGGGTGCACCATTCCCGGCCCGCCATCGACTACCTGTTCGCGTCCGCCGCCGACGCCTTTGGCAAGGGCCTGCTCGCCATTTTGCTGACCGGCGCCAACCAGGACGGTGCGCACGGGCTGGCGTACGTCAAGCAATCCGCAGGTACCACCGTCGTACAGGACCCCACGGAAGCGCGGATTGCCGTGATGCCGTTGGCGGCCCTGGCCTTGCATACACCTGACCATATTCTGACCTTGAGCCGCATTGCCTCATTGCTGGCTTCCCTGGAATCTTCCCCATGTTAA
- a CDS encoding ATP-binding protein, whose product MTAISPVSERAIVLAPMGRDGTLALMMLNEAGYSGIVASSLSALCEALEQGAGLLIIAAEALRGADLEPLLEHLHQQPAWSDLPIVLMTHHGGAEQNGSSHLSGLLGNVTFLERPFHPVTLISLVSAALRGRRRQYDARDRLIDLSESELRLQRTLETLEQQVEERTAQLRSNEEALRQSQKMEAVGQLTGGIAHDFNNMLTGIIGSLELLRRRVSRGKLDDLDSLIDLGVTSANRAAGLTHRLLAFSRRQSLDSKPVEINQLVTSMGELLQRSINESISLDMRLLDQLWTAEADPNQLESALLNLVLNARDAMPNGGKLTVETTNRHLDSVFTAAYGTLSPGDYVELSVSDNGCGIPENVMGRVFDPFFTTKPIGQGTGLGLSMIYGFARQSRGHVTIHSEVGKGTTVSLFLPRYVGEVVADEAVNPALLPYANAGETVLIVEDDPAVRVLVSVVLKELGYAFVEAGDADTAVPIIESEQRIDLMISDVGLPGMNGRQLAEIGRQIRPDLKVLFITGYAEHAAVRGGFLDPGMQLITKPFTFDLLTAKVREMIRN is encoded by the coding sequence GTGACAGCCATTTCACCTGTCTCCGAGCGCGCCATTGTCCTGGCGCCGATGGGCCGCGATGGTACGTTGGCACTGATGATGCTCAATGAAGCCGGTTATAGCGGCATCGTCGCCAGCAGCCTAAGCGCCCTGTGCGAAGCACTGGAGCAAGGTGCCGGCTTGCTGATCATTGCTGCCGAAGCGTTGCGCGGCGCCGACCTGGAGCCGCTGCTGGAGCATTTGCATCAACAGCCGGCCTGGTCGGACTTGCCGATTGTGCTGATGACCCACCACGGCGGCGCCGAGCAGAATGGCTCCTCGCACCTCAGTGGCTTGCTGGGCAATGTGACCTTCCTTGAACGGCCCTTCCACCCCGTGACCTTGATCAGCCTGGTGAGCGCCGCCCTGCGCGGTCGGCGCCGGCAATATGATGCGCGTGACCGGCTGATTGACTTGAGCGAAAGCGAACTGCGCCTGCAGCGCACGCTTGAGACCCTTGAGCAGCAGGTAGAAGAACGTACCGCGCAATTGCGCAGCAACGAAGAAGCCTTGCGCCAATCCCAGAAAATGGAAGCCGTGGGCCAGTTGACCGGGGGCATCGCGCACGATTTCAACAACATGCTGACCGGGATTATCGGTAGCCTGGAGCTGTTACGAAGGCGTGTGTCGCGTGGCAAATTGGACGATCTGGACAGCCTGATCGACCTCGGCGTGACCTCGGCCAACCGTGCCGCGGGCCTCACCCACCGGCTGTTGGCGTTCTCGCGCCGCCAGTCGCTCGATTCCAAGCCCGTGGAGATCAACCAACTGGTGACGTCCATGGGCGAGCTGCTGCAACGCAGCATCAATGAAAGCATCAGCCTGGACATGCGCCTGCTCGATCAGCTGTGGACCGCCGAGGCCGATCCCAATCAACTCGAAAGCGCCCTGCTCAACCTGGTACTCAACGCACGCGATGCCATGCCCAATGGCGGCAAGCTCACCGTAGAAACGACCAACCGCCATCTGGACAGTGTGTTCACCGCCGCCTACGGCACACTCAGCCCCGGTGATTACGTGGAGCTGAGCGTCAGCGACAACGGCTGCGGCATCCCGGAAAACGTGATGGGCCGGGTATTCGACCCGTTTTTCACCACCAAGCCGATTGGCCAGGGTACGGGCCTGGGCCTGTCGATGATCTACGGGTTCGCCCGTCAGTCCCGTGGGCATGTGACGATCCACAGCGAAGTGGGCAAAGGCACCACCGTCAGCCTGTTCCTGCCGCGCTATGTGGGTGAAGTGGTCGCCGATGAGGCGGTCAATCCGGCGCTGCTGCCCTATGCCAATGCAGGTGAAACCGTATTGATCGTCGAGGACGACCCTGCCGTGCGCGTGCTGGTCAGCGTGGTACTCAAGGAGCTGGGCTACGCCTTTGTTGAAGCGGGCGATGCCGATACGGCCGTGCCGATCATTGAGTCCGAGCAGCGTATCGACCTGATGATCAGTGACGTCGGCCTGCCCGGCATGAACGGCAGGCAACTGGCGGAAATCGGCCGGCAGATTCGCCCGGACTTGAAGGTGCTGTTCATTACCGGCTATGCCGAGCATGCCGCAGTACGAGGTGGTTTCTTGGACCCTGGCATGCAGCTGATCACCAAACCGTTCACCTTTGATTTGCTGACGGCGAAGGTGCGGGAGATGATCAGGAATTAG
- a CDS encoding tetratricopeptide repeat protein — MSKSRRYSIVGLCALLLIVLITWYFSRSTPVQVPPAIAHGYSKALKQAHNGEPGAARVLYQQLDRPDLSPERRAALHAELPNYPSPRALKLADKDLTSESALVREAAIHSIVGLVPSGQRTLLLGPVLDDPEQAVRFTAANALLGLSPDTLGLYFGPLQQVLDEFVKKLKAQPETAEGWIQLARLYIHSALLPEAQNALEQAMRLQPDNLQAVVAQIELLDKQGKTDESRQLLARQLAAHPESAYLQHALGMWLLHHGERPYALLGLSKAVELEPDNQDYRYDLATTLHAQQELEAAQRQLEEIIQRHPANRKARVLLVNYWKESGQLQNVQVLLAQLEQQNPDDPALQQGL, encoded by the coding sequence ATGTCAAAGTCACGCCGTTACTCGATCGTCGGCCTGTGCGCCCTGCTGTTGATTGTATTGATTACCTGGTATTTCTCCCGCTCCACGCCGGTGCAAGTGCCGCCCGCCATTGCCCATGGCTACTCCAAAGCCCTGAAACAGGCGCATAACGGTGAGCCTGGGGCGGCGCGTGTGCTGTACCAGCAATTGGATCGGCCGGACCTGTCGCCCGAGCGGCGTGCCGCGCTGCACGCCGAATTGCCCAACTACCCCAGCCCCCGTGCCTTGAAGCTGGCGGACAAGGACCTGACCAGCGAATCAGCGCTGGTGCGCGAGGCCGCGATCCACAGCATTGTCGGCCTGGTGCCCAGCGGCCAGCGCACGCTGTTGCTCGGCCCGGTGCTGGACGATCCCGAACAAGCCGTACGCTTTACCGCCGCCAATGCCTTGCTCGGCTTGTCGCCGGACACCTTGGGGCTGTACTTCGGGCCATTGCAGCAGGTGCTTGACGAGTTTGTGAAAAAGCTCAAGGCCCAGCCTGAAACCGCCGAGGGCTGGATTCAACTCGCGCGCCTGTATATCCACAGCGCCCTGCTGCCGGAGGCGCAAAACGCGCTGGAGCAGGCCATGCGCCTTCAGCCGGACAACCTGCAAGCCGTAGTGGCGCAGATCGAGTTGCTCGACAAGCAAGGCAAGACCGATGAATCCCGCCAATTGTTGGCGCGGCAACTGGCAGCGCATCCCGAATCGGCTTACTTGCAGCACGCCCTGGGCATGTGGTTGCTGCATCACGGCGAGCGGCCTTACGCCTTGCTCGGCCTGTCCAAAGCGGTGGAGCTGGAGCCGGACAACCAGGATTACCGCTATGACCTGGCCACCACCCTGCACGCCCAGCAGGAACTGGAGGCCGCCCAGCGCCAGCTCGAAGAAATCATCCAGCGCCACCCAGCTAACCGCAAGGCCCGGGTGCTGCTGGTCAATTACTGGAAGGAAAGCGGCCAGTTGCAGAATGTCCAGGTGCTGCTCGCCCAGCTCGAGCAACAAAACCCTGACGACCCGGCACTGCAGCAAGGGCTGTAG
- a CDS encoding hybrid sensor histidine kinase/response regulator, protein MLSTVQAKLLIVDDLPENLLALEALIKREDRHVFKALSADEALSLLLEHEFAMAILDVQMPGMNGFELAELMRGTEKTKNIPIVFVSAAGRELNYAFKGYESGAVDFLHKPLDIHAVKSKVNVFVDLYRQSKAMKQQVEALERSRREQELLLTRLQATQTELEQAVRMRDDFMSIVAHEVRTPLNGLILETQLRKMHLARDNAAAFTLDKMHAMVDRDERQIQSLIRLIEDMLDVSRIRTGKLSIRPGRFDLTQLVRSLVDNFAPQVAAADSSMQLVAEGPVEGNWDEFRIEQVVTNLLTNALRYGAKSPVEVRVYCEHGEARVEVRDHGIGISEENQKRIFQQFERVSASQVAAGLGLGLFISEQIVAAHGGTIEVESQIGEGALFRVCLPLEPSV, encoded by the coding sequence ATGTTAAGTACTGTCCAGGCCAAACTGCTGATCGTTGATGATCTGCCGGAAAACCTGCTGGCCCTCGAAGCGCTGATCAAGCGTGAGGATCGCCACGTCTTCAAGGCATTGAGCGCCGATGAAGCCTTGTCCCTGTTGCTGGAGCACGAATTCGCCATGGCGATTCTCGACGTGCAGATGCCCGGCATGAACGGTTTTGAGTTGGCCGAGCTGATGCGCGGCACCGAAAAGACCAAGAACATCCCGATCGTGTTCGTCAGCGCCGCCGGACGCGAACTCAATTATGCGTTCAAGGGCTATGAAAGCGGCGCCGTGGACTTCCTGCACAAACCGCTGGATATCCACGCGGTAAAGAGCAAGGTCAACGTGTTCGTCGACCTGTACCGCCAAAGCAAGGCGATGAAGCAACAGGTCGAAGCCCTGGAGCGCAGTCGTCGCGAGCAGGAGCTGTTGCTGACGCGCCTGCAGGCCACACAGACCGAGCTGGAGCAGGCGGTGCGCATGCGCGATGACTTTATGTCGATCGTCGCCCATGAGGTGCGTACGCCCTTGAACGGGCTGATCCTGGAAACCCAGCTGCGCAAGATGCACCTGGCCCGGGACAACGCCGCCGCGTTTACCCTGGACAAGATGCACGCCATGGTCGACCGCGATGAGCGCCAGATCCAGAGCCTGATCCGCCTGATCGAAGACATGCTCGACGTGTCGCGCATCCGCACCGGCAAATTGTCGATTCGCCCGGGGCGCTTTGACCTGACGCAATTGGTGCGCAGCCTGGTGGATAACTTCGCGCCGCAGGTGGCGGCGGCGGACTCGTCCATGCAACTGGTCGCCGAAGGGCCGGTAGAGGGCAACTGGGACGAGTTCCGGATCGAGCAGGTGGTGACCAACCTGCTGACCAACGCCCTGCGCTACGGGGCTAAAAGCCCGGTGGAGGTGCGGGTGTACTGCGAACATGGCGAAGCCCGGGTGGAAGTGCGCGACCACGGGATCGGCATCAGCGAAGAGAACCAGAAGCGGATTTTCCAGCAGTTCGAGCGCGTCTCCGCCAGCCAGGTGGCGGCGGGCCTGGGCCTCGGGCTGTTTATTTCCGAGCAGATCGTTGCTGCCCATGGCGGCACTATCGAGGTCGAGAGCCAGATAGGCGAGGGCGCCCTGTTTCGGGTGTGCCTGCCCCTTGAGCCATCGGTATGA
- a CDS encoding response regulator, whose product MSEDAQDVVLIVEDDESIMFVLGEYLAGLGYRVLKAIDGEQAFEILATKPHLDLMVTDYRLPGGISGVQIAEPAIKLRPELKVIFISGYPQEILDCNSPITRNAPILAKPFDLDTLQEHIQRLLA is encoded by the coding sequence ATGAGTGAAGATGCACAAGATGTCGTTCTGATCGTCGAGGACGACGAATCCATTATGTTCGTGCTGGGTGAGTACCTGGCGGGCCTGGGGTATCGGGTGTTGAAGGCGATTGACGGGGAGCAGGCCTTTGAAATCCTCGCGACCAAGCCGCACCTGGACCTGATGGTGACTGATTACCGCCTGCCGGGCGGGATTTCCGGGGTGCAGATCGCCGAGCCGGCTATCAAGCTGCGGCCGGAATTGAAGGTCATCTTTATCAGCGGTTATCCGCAGGAAATTCTCGACTGCAATAGCCCTATCACGCGCAATGCGCCGATCCTGGCCAAGCCGTTTGACCTGGATACGCTGCAAGAGCATATCCAGCGGTTGTTGGCGTAA
- a CDS encoding bestrophin family protein, with protein sequence MIVRPKPNLLGILFSLKGSIAKRIALRSLLVTLLASVIVLVETLHPAYFSKVNATPFTLLGLSLSIFMSFRNNACYDRWWEGRKQLGQMIIEVRSLIRETQVLGDPAERANLLRGLCGFAHGLIARLRLEDEAQAIKPWAAVDTRHPNLPDKVLQQVGARFSKLTEQGVLSEWRYTQLEARLVSLSQVQASCERIKTTPLPFPYTLLLHRTIYLFCILLPFAMAEPLGWLTPVFTAIVSYTFFGLDEIGDDLEDPFGFDENDLPCNAILRTLEREVLAALGQTDLPPALEPVEYVLT encoded by the coding sequence ATGATCGTCCGCCCCAAGCCCAACCTCCTGGGCATCCTGTTCTCCCTCAAGGGCTCGATTGCCAAGCGCATCGCGCTGCGCAGCCTGCTGGTTACCCTGCTGGCCTCGGTGATCGTGCTGGTGGAAACCCTGCACCCGGCGTATTTCTCCAAGGTCAACGCCACGCCCTTCACGCTGCTGGGGCTGTCGTTGTCGATCTTCATGAGTTTTCGCAACAACGCCTGTTATGACCGCTGGTGGGAAGGCCGCAAGCAGCTGGGGCAGATGATCATTGAGGTGCGCTCACTGATCCGCGAGACCCAGGTGCTGGGCGACCCGGCTGAGCGAGCGAACCTGTTGCGCGGCCTATGTGGCTTTGCCCATGGCTTGATCGCACGGCTGCGCCTTGAGGATGAAGCCCAAGCGATCAAGCCTTGGGCCGCAGTGGACACACGCCACCCCAACCTCCCCGACAAGGTGCTGCAACAGGTGGGCGCACGTTTCAGCAAACTGACCGAGCAAGGCGTGCTCAGCGAATGGCGTTACACCCAGCTGGAAGCCCGGCTGGTCAGCCTCAGCCAGGTACAGGCCTCGTGCGAGCGGATCAAGACCACGCCGCTGCCCTTCCCCTACACCTTGCTGCTGCACCGCACCATCTACCTCTTTTGCATTCTGTTGCCGTTCGCCATGGCTGAACCATTGGGGTGGCTGACGCCGGTGTTTACCGCCATCGTCAGCTATACCTTCTTTGGCCTGGATGAAATCGGCGATGACCTGGAAGACCCGTTCGGCTTCGACGAAAACGACCTGCCCTGCAATGCCATCCTGCGCACGCTGGAGCGCGAAGTACTCGCAGCCCTTGGTCAAACCGACTTGCCGCCAGCCCTGGAGCCAGTGGAATACGTGCTGACCTGA
- a CDS encoding response regulator has translation MTPASSVDEKSFRTLLSRNVALPLGVGVLSAVFFVVLITYLLSVIQWVEHTDRVINNLNESSKLTVDLETGMRGFLITGDEHFLDPYEVAKPRIIADLRNLQELVADNPQQVDRLKRLEALQNEWNKYAQSMIDMQRQSGDYRGAVKAGRGKRLTDEIRKEYEDAVAMEQQFRITRNAEVTRTTVISVTLYLAFVLGLSGFLAYIGRKNLLALSESYSANLASQQKIAGRLEQQAWLRNGQTELAEQVLGQLTLNMLGRNILQFFAQYMGSAVAALYVREEHGGLKRVATYGFSREQEQLEQAIYSDEGIVGQAAQLDRLIRLDDVPVDYFKVSSGLGEGLTRSVLVVPTSDDDRVNGVIELGFLRPLDERDVELLELIAGNIGTSIEAARYRQRLQEVLAETQQLNEELQVQQEELKTANEELEEQSRILKESQAHLETQQAELEQTNEQLAEQTQTLAEQRDAMDRKNIELNQAQIELEDRAEELQRSSKYKSEFLANMSHELRTPLNSSLILAKLLAENPQENLSAEQVKFAESIYSAGNDLLNLINDILDISKVEAGKLEVRPENSSVARLVDGLRGMFEPLAADRKLGFQVEVQHGAPTMLFTDRQRLEQILKNLLSNAVKFTEQGDVSLSVSHAPGEGIAFTVRDSGIGIAPDQQESIFEAFRQADGTTNRRYGGTGLGLSISRDLATLLGGYISVTSEPGKGSVFTLVLPEQYVERAADAGPIEVPQQVVPAPAPKPIAISPLPVADAQQIPRFADDRDKAPFTTRCILVVEDEPNFARILFDLAHELGYNCLVAHGADEGYRLAEEFIPDAILLDMRLPDHSGLTVLQRLKEHANTRHIPVHVISVEDRVEAAMHMGAIGYAVKPTTREELKDVFARLEAKLTQKVKRVLLVEDDDLQRDSIARLIGDDDIEITDVGYAQAALDLLRTNVYDCMIIDLKLPDMLGNELLKRMATEDICSFPPVIVYTGRNLTRDEEAELRKYSRSIIIKGARSPERLLDEVTLFLHKVESQLSHDRQKMLKTARSRDKVFEGRKILLVDDDVRNIFALTSALEHKGAVVVIGRNGREAIDKLNEVEDIDLVLMDVMMPEMDGYEATALIRQDPRWKKLPIIAVTAKAMKDDQERCLAAGSNDYLAKPIDLDRLFSLIRVWLPKMERI, from the coding sequence ATGACTCCCGCGTCGTCAGTTGATGAAAAGAGCTTTCGTACACTGCTGAGCCGAAACGTCGCGTTGCCCTTAGGGGTGGGCGTGCTCAGTGCGGTGTTTTTCGTCGTGCTGATTACCTATCTGTTGTCGGTGATCCAATGGGTGGAGCACACCGACCGAGTCATCAATAACCTCAACGAGTCGTCCAAGCTGACCGTGGACCTGGAAACCGGCATGCGCGGTTTCCTGATTACCGGCGACGAGCATTTTCTCGACCCGTATGAAGTGGCCAAGCCGCGGATCATTGCTGACCTGCGTAATTTGCAGGAGCTGGTGGCAGATAACCCGCAACAGGTTGATCGCCTAAAACGCCTGGAAGCCCTGCAAAACGAATGGAATAAATACGCCCAGTCGATGATCGATATGCAGCGCCAGAGCGGTGACTACCGCGGCGCGGTCAAGGCGGGTCGGGGCAAGCGCCTGACTGACGAGATTCGCAAGGAATATGAAGACGCGGTGGCGATGGAGCAGCAGTTCCGCATCACCCGTAACGCAGAAGTCACGCGAACCACGGTGATCAGCGTCACGCTGTATCTGGCGTTCGTGCTGGGGCTGAGCGGGTTCCTGGCGTATATCGGCAGGAAGAATCTTCTAGCTTTATCAGAGAGTTACAGCGCAAACCTCGCGTCTCAACAGAAGATTGCCGGGCGCCTGGAACAGCAGGCCTGGTTGCGCAACGGCCAGACCGAACTGGCAGAGCAAGTGCTTGGCCAGCTGACGTTGAACATGCTGGGGCGCAATATCCTGCAGTTCTTTGCCCAGTACATGGGCTCTGCTGTGGCGGCGCTGTACGTGCGCGAAGAGCACGGCGGTCTCAAACGCGTGGCCACCTATGGCTTTTCGCGTGAGCAGGAACAACTCGAACAGGCAATTTACAGCGACGAGGGCATCGTTGGCCAAGCGGCTCAACTGGACCGGCTGATTCGCCTGGACGACGTGCCGGTGGATTACTTCAAGGTCAGCTCCGGTCTGGGTGAAGGCCTAACCCGCAGTGTGCTGGTGGTGCCGACCAGCGATGATGATCGCGTCAACGGCGTGATCGAGCTGGGCTTCCTGCGCCCCCTGGATGAGCGTGACGTAGAGCTGCTGGAGCTGATTGCCGGGAATATCGGCACCTCGATCGAAGCGGCGCGTTATCGCCAGCGTTTGCAGGAAGTGCTCGCCGAAACCCAGCAGCTCAACGAAGAGCTGCAAGTGCAACAGGAAGAGCTCAAGACCGCCAACGAAGAGCTGGAAGAGCAGTCGCGCATCCTCAAGGAATCCCAGGCCCACCTGGAAACCCAGCAAGCCGAGCTTGAGCAGACCAACGAACAGTTGGCCGAACAGACCCAGACCCTGGCCGAGCAACGCGACGCCATGGACCGCAAGAACATCGAGCTGAACCAGGCCCAGATCGAGCTGGAAGACCGCGCCGAAGAATTGCAGCGCTCCAGCAAGTACAAATCCGAATTCCTCGCCAATATGTCCCACGAGCTGCGCACACCGCTTAACAGCTCGCTGATCCTGGCCAAGCTGTTGGCCGAGAACCCGCAGGAAAACCTCAGCGCAGAGCAGGTCAAGTTTGCCGAGTCGATCTACTCGGCCGGCAACGATCTGCTCAACCTGATTAACGACATTCTGGATATTTCCAAGGTGGAAGCCGGCAAGCTGGAAGTGCGCCCGGAAAACTCCAGCGTGGCACGCCTGGTGGATGGCCTGCGCGGGATGTTCGAGCCGCTGGCCGCCGACCGTAAGCTGGGGTTCCAGGTGGAGGTGCAGCATGGCGCACCGACCATGCTGTTTACCGACCGTCAGCGCCTGGAGCAGATCCTCAAGAACCTGCTGTCCAACGCCGTCAAGTTCACCGAGCAGGGCGACGTCAGCCTGTCGGTATCCCATGCGCCGGGGGAGGGCATTGCGTTCACCGTGCGCGACTCGGGGATTGGCATTGCCCCGGATCAGCAGGAAAGCATCTTCGAAGCCTTCCGCCAGGCAGATGGCACCACCAACCGCCGTTACGGCGGCACCGGGTTGGGCCTGTCGATTTCCCGTGACCTGGCCACTTTGCTGGGCGGCTATATCAGCGTGACCAGCGAACCGGGCAAGGGCAGTGTGTTTACGCTGGTATTGCCCGAGCAGTATGTGGAGCGCGCCGCCGACGCCGGGCCAATCGAGGTGCCGCAACAGGTGGTGCCGGCGCCGGCGCCCAAGCCCATTGCGATTTCACCGCTGCCGGTGGCCGACGCCCAGCAAATCCCGCGTTTTGCCGACGACCGCGACAAAGCCCCGTTCACCACGCGCTGCATTCTGGTGGTGGAAGACGAGCCGAACTTCGCCCGCATCCTGTTCGACCTGGCCCATGAGCTGGGCTACAACTGCCTGGTGGCGCACGGTGCGGACGAGGGCTACCGCCTGGCCGAGGAGTTCATCCCCGATGCGATCCTGCTGGACATGCGCCTGCCGGACCACTCCGGGCTGACCGTACTGCAACGCCTCAAGGAACACGCCAACACCCGCCATATCCCGGTGCATGTGATCTCCGTCGAGGACCGCGTCGAAGCCGCCATGCATATGGGCGCCATCGGTTATGCGGTAAAACCCACCACCCGCGAAGAGCTCAAGGACGTGTTCGCCCGCCTGGAGGCCAAGCTGACCCAGAAGGTCAAGCGTGTGCTGCTGGTGGAGGACGACGACCTGCAACGCGACAGCATTGCCCGCCTGATCGGCGACGATGACATCGAAATTACCGACGTCGGCTACGCCCAGGCCGCCCTGGACCTGCTGCGCACCAACGTCTACGACTGCATGATCATCGACCTCAAGCTGCCGGACATGCTCGGCAACGAGTTGCTCAAGCGCATGGCCACCGAGGACATCTGCTCGTTCCCGCCGGTAATTGTGTACACCGGGCGCAACCTGACCCGCGATGAAGAAGCCGAGCTGCGCAAGTATTCGCGCTCGATCATCATCAAGGGCGCCCGCTCGCCGGAGCGCCTGCTCGACGAAGTGACACTCTTTCTGCACAAAGTCGAATCCCAGCTGTCCCATGACCGCCAGAAGATGCTCAAGACCGCCCGCAGCCGCGACAAGGTCTTCGAGGGGCGCAAGATCCTGTTGGTGGACGACGATGTGCGTAACATCTTCGCCCTGACCAGTGCGCTGGAGCACAAAGGCGCGGTGGTGGTGATCGGGCGTAACGGCCGCGAAGCCATCGACAAGCTTAATGAAGTCGAGGATATCGACCTGGTGCTGATGGACGTAATGATGCCGGAGATGGACGGTTACGAGGCCACTGCGTTGATCCGCCAGGACCCGCGCTGGAAGAAGCTGCCGATCATCGCCGTAACAGCCAAGGCCATGAAGGACGATCAGGAGCGCTGCCTCGCGGCGGGTTCCAATGATTACCTGGCCAAGCCTATCGACCTGGACCGGTTGTTCTCGTTGATTCGGGTGTGGCTACCGAAGATGGAACGCATTTAA
- a CDS encoding AAA family ATPase yields MSTSKAQLTEKAATGIEGLDDILSGGLSRSHLFLLEGEPGTGKTTVALHFLQAGAKEGERSLYITLSETERELRQGAKSHGWDLDDNIHIFELTPPESLLDAEHQQSLLYSSDLELGEATRQIFEVVERVKPTRVVIDSLSEIRLLAQSSLRYRRQILAIKHYFVRYDATVLLLDDLTTESLDKTVHSVAHGVIRLEELTPTYGAERRRVRVVKYRGQKYRGGFHDFTIMHDGIHVFPRLVAAEHRGGYVRETLSSGIREMDALMGGGVETGSSSLILGPAGTGKSLISMIFAAAAVARGEKAALFIFDEELGLLFERMRNMGIDLAALEATGNLLIEQVDAAELSPGEFSHRVRRCVDERGIKTVVIDSINGYQAAMPEENALILHMHELLLYLNRRGAATFMTVAQHGLVGDMQAPVDITYLADTVILLRYFEALGKVRRAISIIKKRTGSHESTIREYRIGNRGLTVGEPLDNFQGVLRGIPTYMGAGSPLLKDDGV; encoded by the coding sequence TTGTCTACATCCAAAGCGCAGTTAACCGAAAAAGCGGCCACCGGTATCGAAGGTCTTGATGACATTCTTTCCGGGGGGCTATCGCGCAGCCATCTGTTCTTGCTGGAAGGCGAGCCTGGCACCGGTAAGACTACGGTGGCCCTGCATTTCCTGCAGGCCGGGGCGAAAGAAGGTGAGCGATCGCTGTATATCACGCTGTCCGAAACCGAGCGTGAATTGCGCCAAGGGGCCAAATCCCACGGTTGGGATCTGGATGACAATATCCATATCTTCGAACTGACCCCGCCGGAGAGTCTGCTCGACGCCGAGCATCAGCAGAGCCTGCTGTACTCCTCCGACCTCGAACTGGGCGAAGCCACGCGACAGATTTTCGAAGTGGTGGAACGGGTCAAGCCGACTCGCGTCGTGATCGACAGCCTCTCGGAAATTCGCCTGCTGGCGCAAAGCTCGCTGCGTTACCGCCGGCAGATCCTGGCGATCAAGCACTACTTCGTGCGTTACGACGCCACCGTGCTGCTGCTGGACGACCTGACCACCGAATCCCTCGACAAAACCGTGCACAGCGTGGCCCACGGGGTGATCCGCCTGGAAGAACTGACCCCCACCTACGGCGCCGAACGCCGTCGCGTGCGGGTGGTGAAGTACCGTGGCCAAAAATACCGTGGTGGCTTTCACGACTTCACCATCATGCACGATGGCATCCACGTGTTCCCGCGCCTGGTGGCAGCCGAACATCGCGGCGGTTACGTGCGCGAGACCCTGAGCAGCGGCATCCGCGAAATGGACGCCTTGATGGGCGGCGGCGTGGAGACCGGCTCCAGCAGCCTGATCCTCGGCCCGGCCGGTACCGGCAAGTCATTGATCTCGATGATCTTCGCCGCTGCCGCCGTGGCACGCGGGGAAAAGGCTGCACTGTTTATCTTCGATGAAGAGCTTGGGCTGCTGTTCGAACGCATGCGCAACATGGGCATCGACCTCGCCGCGCTCGAAGCCACCGGCAACCTGCTGATCGAACAAGTGGACGCCGCCGAGCTGTCCCCCGGCGAGTTCTCGCACCGCGTGCGCCGTTGCGTCGATGAGCGCGGAATCAAAACCGTGGTGATCGACAGTATCAACGGCTACCAGGCCGCCATGCCGGAAGAGAATGCGCTGATCCTGCATATGCACGAGCTGCTGCTGTACCTCAACCGCCGGGGCGCGGCGACGTTCATGACGGTCGCGCAGCACGGGCTGGTCGGTGATATGCAGGCGCCCGTGGACATCACTTACCTGGCTGACACAGTTATCCTGCTGCGTTACTTCGAAGCATTGGGCAAGGTGCGCCGCGCCATCTCGATCATCAAGAAACGCACCGGCTCCCATGAGTCGACGATTCGCGAATACCGGATCGGCAACCGCGGCCTGACCGTCGGCGAACCCCTCGATAATTTCCAGGGCGTACTGCGTGGCATCCCGACGTACATGGGCGCCGGCTCCCCTTTGCTTAAGGATGACGGCGTGTGA